A section of the Natranaeroarchaeum aerophilus genome encodes:
- a CDS encoding 30S ribosomal protein S24e has product MDVEILDEDENPMLHRTDVTFQIVHEEATPERLSVRDSLAAKLNKDASEVVVRKLDTKFGMRKTIGKAKVYESADHAQDVEQDHMLERNKIELGEGEAEEAEEA; this is encoded by the coding sequence ATGGACGTCGAAATCCTAGACGAAGACGAGAATCCGATGTTGCACCGTACCGACGTGACCTTCCAGATCGTTCACGAAGAAGCAACCCCCGAGCGCCTCTCCGTCCGCGACAGCCTCGCGGCGAAGCTCAACAAGGACGCCAGCGAGGTCGTCGTCCGCAAACTCGATACCAAGTTCGGGATGCGAAAAACGATCGGCAAGGCGAAAGTCTACGAGAGCGCCGACCACGCACAGGACGTCGAGCAGGACCACATGCTCGAACGCAACAAGATCGAACTCGGTGAGGGCGAAGCCGAAGAAGCGGAGGAGGCCTGA
- a CDS encoding DUF7344 domain-containing protein has protein sequence MSDDDSSGGQHDSIGTAETSSSIDETIDRHGLTPFLDAPAELHDVLSSPTRKYALLELARSDGSLSTSELAGRLAQRETVDLSNRSDALLQLRHVHLPKLESEGLVDIYDGSSGTTIKLDLYPD, from the coding sequence ATGTCGGATGATGACTCTTCAGGTGGTCAACACGATTCCATCGGTACTGCGGAGACATCCAGTTCAATCGATGAGACGATCGACCGCCACGGGCTCACGCCGTTTCTTGACGCACCCGCGGAGCTCCACGACGTTCTCAGCTCACCGACCCGAAAGTACGCTCTTCTCGAACTCGCCAGGTCGGACGGATCACTGTCGACTTCCGAACTCGCCGGACGTCTCGCCCAACGTGAAACGGTTGATCTCTCGAATCGATCGGACGCGCTCCTCCAACTACGCCACGTTCACCTCCCGAAACTGGAGTCGGAAGGACTCGTTGACATATATGATGGATCTAGTGGAACAACTATTAAGCTCGACCTCTACCCTGATTAA
- a CDS encoding bifunctional N(6)-L-threonylcarbamoyladenine synthase/serine/threonine protein kinase, which yields MSDRPRVLGIEGTAWAASAAVYDPEDGVYIETDAYQPESGGIDPSEAAEHMHNAIPEVVGTALDYAAGLSDGDPPIDAVAFSRGPGLGPCLRIVGTAARALAQSLDVPLIGVNHMVAHLEIGRHRSGFDSPVCLNASGANAHVLGFHNGRYQVLGETMDTGAGNAIDKFTRHVGWSHPGGPKVEEAAREGEYIELPYVVKGMDFSFSGIMSAAKQEYDAGTPVEDVCVGLQETIFAMLTEVAERALSLTGSNELVLGGGVGQNERLREMLAAMCDQRDAEFYAPEPRFLRDNAGMIAVLGATMYEAGDTIGIDESRIDSDFRPDQVPVTWRDEESVARGAVESDRQQGAEATVRIEDGRVYKERVPKTYRHPELDDRLRRERTTLEARLTSEARRNGVPTPLVLDIDRRDARITFERIGQSDLQADLTEERVRTVGKHLAALHAAGIVHGDPTTRNVRIDDERVSLIDFGLGYYSDHVEDYAMDLHVFEQSLDGTAADPPAMRAAFEDGYAAAGEQRVLDQLREIEGRGRYQ from the coding sequence GTGAGTGACCGACCGCGCGTTCTCGGGATCGAAGGGACGGCCTGGGCGGCCAGCGCAGCCGTCTATGATCCCGAGGACGGCGTTTACATCGAGACCGACGCCTACCAGCCCGAGAGCGGCGGCATCGATCCGAGCGAGGCCGCCGAGCACATGCACAACGCGATCCCGGAGGTCGTTGGGACAGCGCTCGATTACGCTGCGGGCCTGAGCGACGGCGACCCGCCGATCGACGCGGTCGCCTTTTCACGGGGACCCGGTCTCGGACCGTGTCTCCGGATCGTCGGAACCGCCGCGCGTGCGCTTGCCCAGTCGCTCGACGTTCCCCTGATCGGTGTCAACCACATGGTTGCCCATCTGGAGATCGGCCGCCATCGGTCGGGCTTTGACTCCCCGGTCTGTCTGAACGCCAGCGGCGCGAACGCCCACGTGCTTGGCTTTCACAACGGCCGGTATCAGGTGCTCGGCGAGACGATGGATACCGGAGCTGGCAACGCCATCGACAAGTTCACTCGCCACGTCGGCTGGTCGCACCCTGGCGGGCCAAAAGTCGAGGAGGCAGCGCGGGAGGGTGAATACATAGAACTCCCCTACGTCGTGAAGGGGATGGACTTCTCGTTTTCCGGGATTATGAGTGCCGCAAAGCAAGAGTACGATGCGGGAACGCCGGTCGAGGACGTCTGTGTCGGCCTGCAGGAGACGATCTTCGCGATGCTCACAGAGGTGGCCGAGCGGGCGCTCTCGCTGACGGGGAGCAACGAACTCGTTCTCGGCGGCGGCGTCGGACAGAACGAGCGACTGCGGGAGATGCTCGCCGCAATGTGTGACCAGCGGGATGCGGAGTTTTACGCCCCGGAGCCGCGCTTCCTGCGGGACAACGCCGGGATGATCGCCGTCCTCGGCGCGACGATGTATGAAGCCGGTGATACGATCGGGATCGACGAGTCGAGGATCGACTCGGATTTCCGCCCCGATCAAGTGCCGGTGACGTGGCGTGATGAGGAAAGCGTCGCGCGCGGTGCGGTCGAATCGGATCGCCAGCAGGGCGCGGAAGCGACGGTTCGGATCGAGGACGGTCGAGTGTACAAAGAACGGGTTCCCAAGACGTACCGCCACCCAGAACTCGACGACCGACTGCGCCGCGAGCGGACGACGCTCGAAGCGCGCCTCACCAGCGAGGCGCGGCGCAACGGCGTCCCGACCCCACTCGTGCTGGATATCGACCGCCGGGACGCCCGGATTACGTTCGAGCGTATCGGCCAGTCGGACCTGCAGGCCGACCTGACCGAAGAGCGCGTCAGGACGGTGGGCAAACACCTCGCGGCCCTGCACGCCGCCGGGATCGTCCACGGTGACCCGACGACTCGAAACGTCCGGATCGACGACGAGCGCGTCTCTCTGATCGACTTTGGTCTGGGCTACTACTCCGATCACGTCGAGGACTACGCGATGGATCTGCATGTCTTCGAGCAGAGTCTTGACGGTACTGCGGCGGATCCGCCCGCGATGCGCGCTGCGTTCGAGGACGGCTACGCGGCCGCAGGCGAGCAGCGAGTTCTCGACCAGTTACGCGAGATCGAAGGGCGCGGTCGATACCAGTAG
- a CDS encoding 30S ribosomal protein S27ae: MPRHELYNDDGTTDNEKCPSCGNAFLADHGDRQHCGACGYTEWDTDDVSSEEDQ; this comes from the coding sequence ATGCCCCGACACGAGCTCTACAACGACGACGGAACGACGGATAACGAGAAGTGTCCGAGCTGTGGTAACGCGTTCCTCGCCGACCACGGTGACCGCCAGCACTGCGGTGCCTGTGGCTACACCGAGTGGGACACGGACGATGTGTCGAGCGAAGAAGACCAATAG